The proteins below are encoded in one region of Scleropages formosus chromosome 19, fSclFor1.1, whole genome shotgun sequence:
- the cpb1 gene encoding carboxypeptidase B: MKVLLLLGLVAVALAEITRFDGGKVYRLQLKTEEQVSIVKELGDTLQLDFWNTENEFLRVDTDVDVRVNAEHVDLFGTALEQGEIQHEVLINNLQAAIDNQMDKDVSTKSHAYDKYNSWDKIQEWVTSVTSGNPNLISREVIGNTYEGRPMHLLKIGKQSGSPKPAIFMDCGIHAREWITPAFCQWFVKEAVSTYGSDPQMTDLLNQMDIFVLPVFNIDGYVYSWTNNRMWRKTRSTNSGSSCLGTDPNRNFDAGWCTIGASSNPCSETYCGSRPESEAEVKVVADFIRKNKPIIKAYLTIHSYSQLLLFPYSYTTQLAPDHKELLSVAEGAADALRSLYGTKYTSGPGAVTIYPAAGGSDDWAYDLGVKYAYTFELRDTGRYGFLLPESQIKPTCEETMLAVKYIAAHVINSL, encoded by the exons ATGAAGGTCCTTCTGCTTCTTGGACTTGTGGCCGTCGCCCTTGCTGAAATAACAAGATTCGATGG AGGGAAAGTGTACCGTCTACAGCTGAAAACGGAGGAGCAGGTGTCCATCGTAAAGGAGCTGGGAGACACCCTACAG CTCGACTTCTGGAACACCGAAAACGAGTTTTTGAGGGTCGACACGGACGTTGACGTCCGCGTGAATGCGGAGCACGTCGACCTGTTCGGCACTGCGCTGGAGCAAGGCGAGATTCAGCATGA GGTTCTGATAAACAACCTGCAGGCGGCGATCGACAACCAGATGGACAAGGACGTCTCCACCAAGTCTCACGCCTACGACAAGTACAACTCATGGGACAAA ATCCAGGAATGGGTCACCTCCGTCACATCGGGGAACCCCAACCTCATCAGCAGGGAGGTGATCGGCAACACCTATGAGGGGCGACCTATGCACCTGCTCAAG ATCGGCAAGCAGTCCGGCTCTCCGAAGCCAGCGATCTTCATGGACTGCGGTATCCATGCACGGGAGTGGATCACACCAGCCTTCTGCCAGTGGTTTGTCAAAGAG GCTGTGTCCACCTACGGAAGTGACCCTCAGATGACCGACCTGCTGAACCAAATGGATATCTTTGTCCTGCCTGTGTTCAACATTGACGGTTATGTGTACAGCTGGACaaat AACAGAATGTGGAGGAAGACGCGCTCCACGAACTCCGGCAGCTCCTGCCTCGGCACAGATCCCAACAGGAACTTCGACGCCGGCTGGTGCA CAATCGGAGCCTCCAGTAACCCCTGCAGCGAAACCTACTGCGGCTCCAGACCCGAGTCAGAGGCGGAGGTCAAAGTTGTGGCTGACTTCATCCGGAAGAACAAGCCTATTATCAAGGCCTATCTGACCATACACTCCTActcccagctcctgctcttcCCTTACTCTTACACCACACAGCTGGCACCTGACCATAAAGAGCTG CTCAGTGTCGCCGAGGGAGCTGCCGATGCGCTGCGCTCGCTGTACGGCACCAAGTACACCAGCGGCCCTGGAGCCGTGACCATCT ACCCGGCTGCCGGAGGCTCTGACGACTGGGCCTACGACCTGGGGGTGAAGTACGCCTACACGTTCGAGCTGCGGGACACTGGGCGCTATGGCTTCCTCTTGCCCGAGTCGCAGATCAAGCCCACGTGCGAGGAGACCATGCTTGCCGTCAAGTACATCGCCGCCCATGTGATCAACAGCCTCTAG
- the gyg1b gene encoding glycogenin-1b, with product MADQAFVTLATNDSYAKGAMVLGRSLRSHKTSRKLAVLIGPHVSEPFRAVLDKIFDEVRLVDVLDSEDTAHLTMMERPDLGVTLTKLHCWTLTHYSKCVFMDADTMVLTNVDELFDREELSAAPDPGWPDCFNSGVFVFRPSNETYGKLLRYCSEHGSFDGGDQGVLNGFFSNWATADISKHLPFLYNLSSIAIYSYLPAFKQYGANAKVVHFLGKMKPWSYTYDTRAKQVKGDTQEAATHPGYLLRWWEIFSTAVVPMLAEQHGDRHFHSGCVVGELEVGMSQLQASDPEPPALSSEERKQRWEQGQADYMGMDSFENIQKKLDTFLK from the exons ATGGCAG ACCAAGCGTTTGTGACGCTGGCCACAAATGACAGCTACGCAAAAGGAGCGATGGTGCTGGGAAGATCCCTGCGGAGCCACAAGACGTCCAGGAAACTTGCGGTGCTCATCGGTCCCCACGTGTCTGAGCCATTCAG GGCAGTGCTTGACAAGATCTTCGATGAAGTCAGGCTGGTGGACGTGCTGGACAGCGAGGACACGGCCCACCTGACCATGATGGAGAGACCCGACCTGGGTGTTACTTTGACCAAGCTCCACTGCTGGACCCTCACACACTACTCAAAATGTGTCTTCATGGATGCAGATACTATG GTCTTGACAAATGTGGACGAGTTGTTTGATAGAGAGGAGCTGTCGGCGGCGCCCGACCCCGGCTGGCCAGACTGCTTCAActctggtgtgtttgtgttccggCCCTCCAACGAAACCTACGGCAAGCTCCTTCGGTACTGCTCGGAGCACGGCAGCTTTGATG GTGGGGACCAGGGTGTCTTGAATGGCTTCTTCAGTAACTGGGCCACTGCGGACATATCGAAACACCTCCCTTTCCTTTACAACCTCAGCAGCATAGCGATCTACTCCTATCTTCCGGCCTTTAAGCA GTATGGTGCCAATGCCAAGGTGGTCCACTTTCTGGGGAAGATGAAGCCGTGGAGCTACACGTATGACACGCGAGCAAAGCAGGTgaagggagacacccaggagGCGGCCACTCACCCAGGCTACCTGCTCAGATGGTGGGAGATCTTCTCCACGGCAGTGGTGCCCATGCTGGCAGAGCAGCACGGCGACCGCCACTTCCACTCGGGATGTGTGGTG ggtgAGCTTGAAGTCGGGATGTCGCAGCTCCAGGCGTCGGACCCGGAGCCACCGGCCCTGTCTTCGGAGGAGCGCAAGCAGAGGTGGGAGCAGGGCCAGGCCGATTACATGGGAATGGACTCTTTTGAGAATATCCAGAAGAAGCTGGACACTTTCCTCAAGTAA